The Dictyoglomus sp. sequence TCCATTCAAAGGATGAATTTGAAGACGCAGAAGAATTGAGAAAAAGAGGTAGATATTATATACAGACAAGATATCTTAATTGCCTTCCTGGTGGGGTACCTTCAAGGTATTTTGATGATCCAGAAGAAGCTGAAAAGGCAATGAGACTTGCTAAGATGGTTATAGAACTTGTAAGTGAGAAAATGGAAGAAGGTTTCTGTTCTTGACCAAAAGGTTGCATATAATATAATCTTATTTTAGATATAAAATTCTAATTTAACCCTTAGCCAATTAAAAAAATCTTTTAATAAACTTAAGAGGTGGTTTTATGTATTTACTGGATATTGTGGAATTTGAGGTAACTACTCAATGTAATTTTAGATGTATTCATTGTTATTGTAATGCAGGAGAAAAGGATAAGGAAGAATTAAATTTTGAGGAGATAAAAAATTTAATCCTTCAAGTAAAGGAGTTAAAGATAAAAGAGTTGGATTTAGTAGGTGGAGAGCCTTTTATGCATCCAAAGATATTAGATATTATATCCTTCGCTCATAATATTGGTCAGAAGGTTATAATAAATACAAATGGTTCTTTAATAACCAATGATTTAGCAAAAAGTCTTAAAAAAATTTCTCCCAATTTGATCATAGGTGTTTCCTTAGAAGGACCTGATCCTGAGACTAATGATTTTGTAAGAGGTAAAGGAAATTTTGAAAGGGCAGTAAAGGGAATAGAAATCTTAATAAATTATGGTTTTCCAGTAACTATTTTAAATATTATAAATAAAAGAAATTGGATGAAATTTGAAGAATTGGTAATATTTGCAAGAAATATAGGAGTTAGAAATATTTATGTAGATCGATTTATCTCTGTAGGAAGAGGGGAGATTTTCGCCCAATATCTGGATATGGAAGATAAGGAATGGATTGAAGCAATAAAGTATGTAAGAGAAGTTATTAAGAAATATAAAAAGGAAATGAATTTTTTTGTGGAAGAATCAATTTCAGGAGAAGTATGTTCTGCAGGAATTTCTCATGTATCTATTCTTGCTAATGGATATGTGGTGCCTTGTGGGCATCTGAGATTTGATAATAAATATTATTTGGGAAATATAAGGGAGAAAAGTTTAGGAGAAATTCTAGGTTTTACTAAATTGAAAGAAATTTTTAAAGAAGTAAATTCCTGTAAAAACTGTAACTTAAATAAATTATGTAACGGAGGCTGTAAAGCTTATCAAATATTAAAAAATAAAGAAAAGGACATTCCCCTTTGTGTAATAAATAAAGAAAAAGGGAATATCCTTTTTGAAAGTTTTATTTCATAAAATATATTCTTCTTCAGATTCCTCTTCTCTGGAGCCTTATCAATAATTTTAAAATCTTTTGTTTATTATACAATGCAACTTTCTTTTTAGAAAATCCGTATTATATAATGGAAAATGAAAGATATTTCTTATTATTTTAAACTTTATGGAAAGGAATTATATTCTTACTTGAGAAGATTAATTGGAGAAGAGGAAACAGCAAAGGATCTTCTTCAGGAGACTTTTTTAAGGGCTATGAAAATTTCTTTAGAAGAAAAAACTGCAAAATCTTATTTATATAAAATAGCTCATAATTTGGCTATGGATTATTTTAGAGAGAAAGTACATTTTGATGACATAAATTCTTATTGTGAAGAAACTAAAGAAAATCCTGAAAAATTAGTAGAAGATCAGGAAATTTGGAAAATTTTAAGTCCTATGGAAAGAAGTGTTCTTATACTTCACTATCAACAGGGATATTCTTATAAAGAGATTAGCGAAAAAATAGGAATTCCTTTAAATACTGTTAAAAGTTATGTCTTTCGAGGGAAAAGAAAGATTTATAATTATATAAAAGGAGATGAATGAATTGGATTGTAAGGATTTTAAAGAAAAGATGTTTCTATATCCTGAAGTAGACGATGAATTTTATAAACATTTTGAAGTATGTGTTCCATGTAAGAATTCCTTTGAAGAATGGATAAAAATAGAAAAAATGTTAAGAAGTCCAATGCTAAAAAGGGAAATAGAGTTAGAATGGAAGATTATTTCAAAAAATATTGAAAGAAGAATAAATTTGGAGAGATATAAAAAAATTATTTTCATTGGTGTTCTTACCTTGATAGGAATTCTTACTTCTTTTATATTTTTCATATTTCTTTTCAGATATCTAAATCTTTACTTAATCTTTTGGGGAATTAGTATTATTTTTAAAGAAATCTTTAATTTGATGTCTTATTTTACTATCCTCTGGATACTAGTGTTAGCAGTTAAAAATGAAAGGGATATGATAAAAACAAAATCATGGAAATAGAAAGGGAAAAGGAAAGAATAATAAAATTTTTAAGAGAAAAATTGAATGAGGAAAGAAAGGATGGTTATGTTTTAGGAGTAAGTGGAGGCATTGATTCCGCAGTAGTTTCTTATCTTTTAAAAGATGCAGTAGGAAGGGAAAGAATTTTTGCTCTTATTATGCCTGAAATGGATTCGGAACCAGCTTCTGTAGAGGATGCATTGCTTGTTGTAGAAAATCTTGGAATTCCATATAAGGTTTTTTCTTTGACAAAGGCCTTATGGATATTAGGAGTTTATAAGAGTGTACCTTTATTTTTCTTTCTTTTTAGACCTTTGAAAAGAAGAGTAGTAAAGTATTTATATTCTGAATATAGTAAAATTTTAGGTAAACCAGTCTTCTTTGCTCAAAAGGAGAAATTGAATATTAAACTTCATTGGTTCTACGAGGGTATTGCATATCATAGAATAAAACATAGATTGAGAATGGCTTTGTTATATTTTTTTGCAGAGAGAAAGAATTATTTAGTTGTGGGATGTAATAATCTTACTGAATCCTTAATTGGTTATTATGTGAGATATGGAGATGATGCTTCTGATATTGAGCCTATTTCTCATCTTTATAAAACAGAGATAAGAGAACTTGCTAAAATCTTAGGAATTCCCAGGAGAATAATTGAAAAACCTCCATCACCTGATCTTCTACCAGGAATTTCTGATGAATTTTCCCTAGGATTAGACTATATGACTTTGGATAGGATTCTTAAATCCTTCGAAGAAGGAAAGGAACCTTCCCAGCTTAAGGATTTTGATGAGAAATTAATAAAGTTAGTATATGATCAATATTTATGGGTTAAGAAAGAAAGCAAAAAACCTTTAAGATTAGTTAGAGAAGAATAAAATGTTATTTGGAAATTTACAAGAAGTAGAGGTTATAAGAAGGGAAAAAAGATTTAGACTACATGTCTTATGCGAGGGTAGAGAAGAACTTGTTTATCTTCCAAATCCTGGAAGGCTTGAAGGTATCATCTTCCCTGGAGCAAAGGTTTTTGTAGAAAATAAGATGAATGAAAAAAGAAAAACCAAATGGGAAGCTGTATTAGGTCTTGAAAATAACATTTATGTTTCCCTTAATGCAGGATTAGCTAACAAGATATTTTATGAGAATCTTAGCTTTTTTCCAGTAAAAGTAAAGGATTTAAAGAGAGAATTTGTTTTTGGAAAAAGTAGATTTGATTTTTTAATAAACAATAGAATCCTAGTTGAAGTAAAATCGGTAACTTTAGTAAAAGACAATATTGGTTTATTTCCTGATGCTCCCACGAGAAGGGGATCAAAACATATGGAAGAAATGGCAGGGTGGAGTTTTGAAAAGTGGATTGTCTTTGTAGTTCAAAGAAAGGATGCAAAACTAGTCATGCCTCATAAGAATATGGATAAGGATTTTTTTAATAGTATTAATCTCCTGAAGGAGAGAGGAGGAACTTTTTTTGCTTTTTATTGTGATGTAAGTCCCAGGGGAATATTTTTTGGAGATTTTATAGATGTCAAAATATAAAAATTTGGTAGAAAGATTAAGAGAAATTGAAGAAGAAGCAAGAAATTTAGTAGCTGAGAGAATAAATGAATTTAAAAATCTTGGACTATATGGGACTGAGTTGGATTTATTTTCTGAATTATCCTTTTGTGTGTTAACTGCTAATTGGTCTGCTCATGGAGGAATAAAGGCTCAGAATTTAATTGGAAAAAATAATTTTAGTCAATTACCCTTAGAAGATTTAATTAAAGAATTAGAAAAAGTAGGACATAGATATGCAAGAAAAAGAGGAGAGTATATATTTGAAAACAGAAAACTTATTGGAAAGTTAAAAGGTATTTTAGATCTTCCTTCAAAAATTGCTAGAAAATTACTAGTGGAATCTGCAAAAGGAATAGGATGGAAGGAAGCAAGTCATTTTCTGCGAAATACTGG is a genomic window containing:
- a CDS encoding HEPN domain-containing protein, with product MRKRGRYYIQTRYLNCLPGGVPSRYFDDPEEAEKAMRLAKMVIELVSEKMEEGFCS
- a CDS encoding radical SAM protein, which gives rise to MYLLDIVEFEVTTQCNFRCIHCYCNAGEKDKEELNFEEIKNLILQVKELKIKELDLVGGEPFMHPKILDIISFAHNIGQKVIINTNGSLITNDLAKSLKKISPNLIIGVSLEGPDPETNDFVRGKGNFERAVKGIEILINYGFPVTILNIINKRNWMKFEELVIFARNIGVRNIYVDRFISVGRGEIFAQYLDMEDKEWIEAIKYVREVIKKYKKEMNFFVEESISGEVCSAGISHVSILANGYVVPCGHLRFDNKYYLGNIREKSLGEILGFTKLKEIFKEVNSCKNCNLNKLCNGGCKAYQILKNKEKDIPLCVINKEKGNILFESFIS
- a CDS encoding RNA polymerase sigma factor; protein product: MKDISYYFKLYGKELYSYLRRLIGEEETAKDLLQETFLRAMKISLEEKTAKSYLYKIAHNLAMDYFREKVHFDDINSYCEETKENPEKLVEDQEIWKILSPMERSVLILHYQQGYSYKEISEKIGIPLNTVKSYVFRGKRKIYNYIKGDE
- the nadE gene encoding NAD(+) synthase, producing MEIEREKERIIKFLREKLNEERKDGYVLGVSGGIDSAVVSYLLKDAVGRERIFALIMPEMDSEPASVEDALLVVENLGIPYKVFSLTKALWILGVYKSVPLFFFLFRPLKRRVVKYLYSEYSKILGKPVFFAQKEKLNIKLHWFYEGIAYHRIKHRLRMALLYFFAERKNYLVVGCNNLTESLIGYYVRYGDDASDIEPISHLYKTEIRELAKILGIPRRIIEKPPSPDLLPGISDEFSLGLDYMTLDRILKSFEEGKEPSQLKDFDEKLIKLVYDQYLWVKKESKKPLRLVREE
- the sfsA gene encoding DNA/RNA nuclease SfsA — protein: MLFGNLQEVEVIRREKRFRLHVLCEGREELVYLPNPGRLEGIIFPGAKVFVENKMNEKRKTKWEAVLGLENNIYVSLNAGLANKIFYENLSFFPVKVKDLKREFVFGKSRFDFLINNRILVEVKSVTLVKDNIGLFPDAPTRRGSKHMEEMAGWSFEKWIVFVVQRKDAKLVMPHKNMDKDFFNSINLLKERGGTFFAFYCDVSPRGIFFGDFIDVKI
- a CDS encoding N-glycosylase/DNA lyase, which gives rise to MSKYKNLVERLREIEEEARNLVAERINEFKNLGLYGTELDLFSELSFCVLTANWSAHGGIKAQNLIGKNNFSQLPLEDLIKELEKVGHRYARKRGEYIFENRKLIGKLKGILDLPSKIARKLLVESAKGIGWKEASHFLRNTGKFDLAILDKHILRILYAEKIIEEIPKSWTEKKYLYIENFFFELSQEFGKTPGETDLYIWYLIKGKVEK